In one window of Brenneria goodwinii DNA:
- a CDS encoding DUF494 family protein encodes MFDVLMYLFETYIHNETEMRVDQDTLTDDLTRAGFHRNDIYSALSWLEKLADIQEGQNTPLNLAHDPLAIRIYTQDEEQRLDADCRGFLLFLEQIQVLNLETREMVIDRVMALETQEFDLEDLKWVILMVLFNVPGCENAYQQMEELLFEENDGYVQ; translated from the coding sequence ATGTTCGACGTACTCATGTACTTGTTTGAAACTTATATCCACAATGAAACGGAAATGCGTGTCGATCAGGATACGTTGACTGATGACCTCACCCGTGCTGGATTTCATCGTAATGATATCTACAGCGCGTTGAGTTGGCTGGAAAAATTGGCTGACATACAGGAGGGGCAAAATACACCGCTCAACCTGGCCCATGATCCATTAGCAATCCGTATTTACACGCAGGATGAAGAACAGCGTCTGGATGCCGACTGCCGTGGTTTTTTATTATTTCTCGAACAGATCCAGGTATTGAATCTGGAAACGCGTGAAATGGTGATTGATCGGGTAATGGCGCTTGAAACGCAAGAGTTTGATCTGGAAGATCTTAAATGGGTCATTCTCATGGTGCTTTTTAATGTTCCCGGGTGTGAAAACGCGTATCAGCAAATGGAGGAACTCCTGTTTGAGGAAAATGACGGTTATGTGCAATAG
- a CDS encoding DUF1488 domain-containing protein — MNQAIQFPDRESWNDDLKAICFPVLVNGLQQMCCISAEQVMRRYGGGDPEQWLSLFRLHRWDLEDEFEKMVRDEEYDSQGYFSLS; from the coding sequence ATGAATCAGGCGATTCAGTTTCCGGATCGTGAAAGTTGGAATGACGATCTTAAAGCCATCTGTTTTCCTGTCCTGGTCAATGGATTGCAACAGATGTGCTGTATCAGCGCGGAGCAGGTAATGCGACGCTATGGCGGCGGCGACCCGGAACAATGGCTATCGTTGTTCCGGCTGCATCGGTGGGATCTGGAGGACGAGTTTGAGAAGATGGTGCGGGATGAGGAATATGATAGCCAAGGCTACTTCTCGTTATCCTAA
- the dprA gene encoding DNA-protecting protein DprA, translating into MLSTEVWLRLMGVKQLGARRAGKIAKELIAARGYDKDLLISSGMTEAQAEQFQRCDGKMLEETQRWLSQPGHHMVSCIDERYPLLLSNISAFPLLLFVAGELSLLAQPQIAIVGSRNNSPYGEQWGQFFAQELAVSDLVVTSGLAVGIDGIAHRAALNAGGKTIAVLGSGLAHIYPRRHQHLAARILEQGGALVSEFPIATLPLPTHFPRRNRIISGLSLGVLVIEASIRSGSLVTARYALEQGREVFALPGPIGNPMTEGTHWLIQQGAYLVAHPKDVVEQLISELQWLSTGTDRIISAVEDDVELPFADVLANVGDEVTPVDVVAERAGQPVPEIVSKLLELELAGWIAAVPGGYVRLRRAGHVRRTHVLV; encoded by the coding sequence ATGTTATCAACGGAAGTTTGGCTGCGCTTAATGGGGGTAAAGCAGTTGGGGGCCAGGCGGGCCGGGAAAATAGCCAAGGAACTTATTGCCGCGCGCGGCTATGACAAGGATCTCTTGATTTCTAGCGGTATGACTGAGGCTCAGGCGGAACAGTTCCAGCGGTGTGACGGGAAGATGTTGGAAGAAACCCAGCGTTGGCTGTCGCAGCCTGGTCATCATATGGTGAGCTGTATAGATGAGCGATACCCACTTTTACTCAGTAATATCAGCGCGTTTCCACTTTTGTTGTTTGTCGCGGGCGAGCTTTCCCTGCTTGCACAGCCGCAAATCGCTATTGTCGGCAGCCGCAATAATAGTCCGTATGGTGAGCAATGGGGGCAATTCTTTGCACAGGAGCTGGCGGTCAGCGATCTTGTCGTCACGAGCGGGCTGGCTGTCGGAATTGACGGCATCGCGCATCGCGCCGCACTGAATGCCGGGGGAAAGACGATTGCGGTATTGGGCAGCGGATTGGCGCATATCTATCCCCGACGTCATCAACACCTCGCTGCGCGCATCCTTGAACAGGGGGGAGCATTGGTTTCCGAATTTCCTATAGCGACGTTGCCGTTACCTACGCATTTCCCAAGACGAAACCGTATTATTAGCGGGCTGAGTCTAGGGGTTCTAGTCATCGAGGCATCTATTCGCAGCGGATCGCTGGTGACGGCGCGCTACGCATTGGAACAAGGTCGGGAGGTGTTCGCCTTACCGGGGCCGATTGGCAACCCGATGACGGAAGGAACACATTGGTTAATTCAGCAGGGAGCTTATCTTGTCGCCCATCCCAAAGATGTTGTCGAACAGTTAATAAGTGAGCTTCAATGGCTATCAACTGGGACAGATAGAATTATTTCTGCTGTAGAAGATGATGTTGAATTGCCATTTGCCGATGTGTTGGCTAACGTAGGAGATGAGGTTACACCTGTTGACGTTGTCGCTGAACGTGCCGGCCAACCTGTGCCAGAGATAGTGAGTAAACTATTGGAGCTGGAGTTAGCAGGATGGATCGCAGCAGTACCCGGCGGCTATGTCCGATTAAGGAGGGCAGGCCATGTTCGACGTACTCATGTACTTGTTTGA
- a CDS encoding type I DNA topoisomerase → MAKTVLFADKKQEVCPECGSVLVIRSGRHGPFLGCSRYPECEFIRPLKAQADGHVVKVLDGQLCPRCQSTLVLRQGRYGMFIGCGNYPECNHTEVIDRPDETALRCPQCHKGTLLQRKSRYGKVFHACDRYPECQFTLNNKPVAGECPHCHYPLLIEKKTAKGLKLFCASKLCGKPVMAEVDNNE, encoded by the coding sequence ATGGCTAAGACCGTACTTTTTGCTGACAAGAAACAAGAGGTTTGCCCTGAATGTGGGTCTGTGCTGGTTATCCGATCCGGACGGCACGGGCCTTTTCTTGGTTGTTCCCGTTATCCGGAATGTGAGTTCATTCGCCCGCTGAAGGCTCAGGCTGACGGGCATGTGGTTAAGGTGCTTGATGGACAGCTGTGTCCGCGTTGCCAATCAACGTTAGTGCTAAGGCAAGGGCGCTATGGCATGTTCATTGGGTGTGGAAACTATCCTGAATGTAATCATACGGAGGTGATTGATCGGCCGGATGAAACGGCGCTGCGTTGTCCGCAATGCCATAAAGGAACGCTGTTGCAGCGTAAATCACGCTACGGAAAAGTATTTCATGCCTGCGATCGTTATCCCGAATGTCAGTTTACGCTTAATAATAAACCGGTCGCCGGGGAGTGTCCTCACTGCCACTATCCCTTACTTATCGAGAAGAAAACGGCAAAAGGCCTTAAGCTCTTTTGTGCCAGTAAATTATGTGGAAAGCCAGTGATGGCTGAAGTTGATAATAATGAATGA
- the tsaC gene encoding L-threonylcarbamoyladenylate synthase type 1 TsaC, with product MNDIAGDLPTSIMQALLNEEVIAYPTEAVFGLGCDPDSELAVKRLLVLKQRPWQKGLILIAADYQQLKPYIDDSLLSDEQKEVMFSRWPGPVTWVIPARNTTPKWLTGKFNSLAVRVSAHPLVKKLCIGYGKPLVSTSANLSGQPPCRSEQEIYQQFGDDFPVLRGKVGGRVNPSEIRDVLTGELLRQG from the coding sequence ATGAATGATATTGCAGGTGATTTACCGACTTCTATCATGCAGGCATTGCTAAACGAAGAGGTCATTGCCTACCCCACCGAGGCTGTTTTTGGTTTGGGATGCGACCCAGACAGCGAACTCGCGGTTAAACGTCTGTTAGTTCTGAAGCAACGCCCATGGCAAAAAGGATTGATTCTGATTGCGGCTGATTATCAGCAATTGAAGCCTTATATTGATGATAGCCTGCTGTCTGACGAGCAAAAGGAAGTGATGTTTTCTCGTTGGCCCGGACCTGTTACCTGGGTGATCCCAGCCAGGAACACAACACCAAAGTGGCTGACGGGAAAATTTAATTCGCTGGCGGTGCGGGTCAGTGCGCATCCATTGGTGAAAAAGTTGTGCATCGGCTATGGCAAGCCTCTGGTTTCAACCAGCGCTAATTTGAGCGGACAGCCGCCTTGTCGTTCTGAGCAGGAAATCTATCAGCAGTTTGGTGATGATTTTCCCGTTTTGCGAGGGAAAGTGGGGGGAAGGGTTAATCCTTCCGAAATTAGAGATGTTTTAACCGGTGAGCTATTGCGTCAGGGTTGA
- the aroE gene encoding shikimate dehydrogenase: protein MSEIKSFAVFGNPIAHSKSPRIHELFAAQTGIELTYRRLLAPLDRFEEMLQGYFQEGAHGANITVPFKERAFAKADELSEGASLAGAVNTLKKLHDGRLFGDNTDGVGLLSDLQRLNFIKPQDRILLVGAGGAARGVIQPLLSYGCSIVVTNRTFAKAEGLAKLFSVVGNIHAVALDDLREQHFDLIINATSSSLHGDIPQLPASLISSQTCCYDMFYLSELTPFLAWCVQHGAIRYADGLGMLVGQAAHSFQLWNGVMPDVVPVIEQLKRELAQ, encoded by the coding sequence GTGTCTGAGATAAAGTCGTTTGCTGTTTTTGGTAACCCAATCGCGCATAGCAAGTCACCGCGTATACATGAGTTATTTGCCGCTCAGACAGGTATTGAACTGACCTATAGACGTCTTTTAGCGCCGTTGGATCGCTTTGAAGAAATGCTACAAGGCTACTTTCAGGAGGGCGCCCATGGAGCGAATATCACCGTTCCATTTAAAGAACGAGCCTTCGCAAAGGCCGATGAACTGAGTGAAGGGGCATCGCTTGCCGGGGCGGTTAACACGTTAAAGAAACTGCATGACGGACGTTTGTTTGGTGATAACACCGATGGTGTTGGTTTACTCAGTGATTTGCAGCGCCTGAATTTTATCAAACCACAAGATCGCATTTTATTGGTCGGTGCGGGGGGCGCGGCACGAGGTGTAATTCAACCGCTGCTGTCTTATGGTTGCTCGATTGTTGTGACCAACAGAACGTTTGCTAAAGCAGAAGGCTTAGCCAAACTATTCAGCGTTGTTGGCAATATTCATGCCGTTGCGTTGGATGATCTGCGTGAACAACATTTCGATCTGATTATTAATGCGACATCATCGAGTCTTCATGGCGATATTCCTCAACTACCGGCTTCATTGATTTCTTCGCAAACATGCTGTTATGACATGTTTTATTTGTCCGAATTGACGCCGTTTCTGGCCTGGTGCGTACAGCATGGCGCAATTCGTTATGCTGATGGTCTGGGGATGCTGGTGGGGCAAGCCGCGCATTCTTTCCAGCTCTGGAATGGCGTCATGCCGGATGTCGTTCCGGTTATCGAGCAGCTTAAACGGGAGTTGGCTCAATGA
- a CDS encoding YjaA family stress response protein — MTILYIQIRKNKMVVRNPEMHQEVSDASQVFSNSRLLVADFFRAQKVLYDLTRKFVKRSWFKFGRDILIIHALEMNEGGLSPVEERVLQEITVASSPKAHLIVIDGPRVLTDSEVIEQAKEKG; from the coding sequence ATGACGATCCTGTATATTCAGATCCGCAAAAATAAAATGGTTGTTCGTAATCCTGAAATGCATCAGGAGGTAAGCGATGCCAGCCAAGTTTTCAGTAATTCTCGTCTACTGGTTGCCGATTTCTTTCGCGCGCAAAAGGTTCTTTATGATTTAACCCGAAAGTTTGTCAAACGGAGCTGGTTCAAATTTGGTCGGGATATTCTGATTATTCATGCACTCGAAATGAATGAAGGCGGGCTATCTCCGGTAGAAGAGCGAGTCCTGCAGGAAATCACGGTTGCCAGTTCACCGAAAGCTCATTTGATAGTGATCGATGGTCCACGAGTATTGACCGATTCGGAAGTTATTGAGCAAGCAAAGGAAAAAGGATAA
- the def gene encoding peptide deformylase: protein MSVLQVLHFPDERLRITARPVKEVNADIQRIVDDMFDTMYEEEGIGLAATQVDIHQRIIVIDVSESRDERLVLINPELLEKDGDTGIEEGCLSIPETRALVPRAERVKVRALDREGNTFELETDGLLAICIQHEMDHLVGKLFIDYLSPLKRQRIRQKLEKLAKQNSRG from the coding sequence ATGTCAGTTTTGCAGGTATTACATTTTCCAGACGAGCGGCTTCGCATAACGGCGCGGCCCGTAAAAGAAGTCAATGCAGACATTCAGCGTATCGTCGATGATATGTTCGATACCATGTATGAAGAGGAAGGCATTGGCCTGGCCGCCACACAGGTGGATATACATCAACGTATTATCGTTATTGATGTTTCAGAATCTCGGGATGAGAGACTGGTATTGATCAATCCCGAACTGCTTGAGAAGGATGGCGATACTGGCATAGAAGAAGGTTGTCTATCGATCCCAGAAACAAGAGCGCTAGTTCCACGTGCCGAGCGTGTAAAAGTGCGGGCGCTGGATCGGGAAGGAAATACCTTTGAACTGGAAACGGATGGCCTGTTGGCCATTTGTATTCAGCATGAAATGGATCACCTGGTTGGGAAACTGTTTATCGATTATCTCTCCCCGCTTAAGCGCCAGAGGATCCGTCAGAAGCTGGAAAAACTGGCGAAACAGAACAGCCGAGGTTAA
- the trkA gene encoding Trk system potassium transporter TrkA encodes MKIIILGAGQVGGTLAENLAGENNDITVVDTDTARLRQLQDKFDLRVVTGYASHPRVLHEAGAEDADMLVAVTNSDETNMVACQIAYSLFNTPNRIARIRSSAYMREADQLFLPEAVPIDYLISPEQLVIDNIYKLIEYPGALQVVNFAQGKVSIAAVNAYYGGPLVGNALSSIREHMPHIETRVAAIFRQDRPIRPQGSTVIEAGDEVFFVAASQNIRAVMSELQRLENPYKRIMIVGGGNVGAGLAQRLEKGYSIKLIEHNAERAAELAELLQDTIVFHGDASDQELLAEEHIEQMDVFIAITNDDEANIMSAMLAKRMGAKKVMVLIQRRAYVDLVQGSVIDVAISPQQATISALLSHVRKADIVSVSSLRRGVAEAIEAIAHGDEGTSKVVGRMIEDIKLPPGTTIGAIVRGDDVIIANDNTRIEQGDHIIMFLTDKKFVPDVERLFQPSPFFL; translated from the coding sequence ATGAAGATTATTATTCTCGGTGCTGGTCAGGTTGGCGGTACGCTGGCGGAAAATCTGGCGGGTGAAAATAACGACATCACCGTCGTTGATACCGATACGGCTCGTTTGCGTCAGCTTCAGGATAAATTTGATCTCCGTGTGGTCACGGGTTACGCCTCCCATCCACGAGTCCTACATGAGGCTGGAGCAGAAGACGCGGACATGTTAGTGGCGGTAACCAACTCCGATGAAACTAACATGGTCGCATGCCAAATAGCCTATTCGCTTTTCAATACACCCAACCGTATTGCGCGTATCAGATCGTCTGCATATATGCGCGAAGCCGATCAGTTATTTCTACCGGAAGCCGTTCCCATTGACTATTTGATCTCTCCGGAACAACTGGTGATCGATAATATTTACAAGCTGATTGAATACCCTGGCGCGCTTCAGGTTGTTAATTTTGCTCAGGGCAAAGTGAGTATTGCCGCCGTCAATGCTTATTATGGCGGCCCATTGGTCGGAAATGCGTTGTCATCTATTCGCGAACATATGCCACATATAGAAACCCGCGTCGCCGCTATTTTCCGCCAGGATCGCCCTATTCGTCCCCAAGGCTCGACAGTCATTGAAGCCGGCGATGAAGTGTTTTTTGTGGCTGCCTCACAGAATATCCGCGCCGTAATGAGTGAACTGCAACGTCTGGAGAACCCTTATAAGCGGATCATGATCGTTGGCGGCGGAAACGTAGGCGCCGGACTGGCCCAGCGGTTAGAAAAAGGCTACAGCATTAAACTGATAGAACATAATGCGGAAAGAGCCGCCGAACTGGCGGAATTATTGCAGGATACCATCGTTTTTCATGGTGATGCTTCGGATCAGGAGCTGCTGGCAGAAGAGCATATTGAGCAAATGGATGTGTTTATCGCCATCACCAACGACGATGAAGCCAACATTATGTCCGCCATGCTGGCTAAACGGATGGGGGCCAAAAAAGTCATGGTGCTTATCCAACGCCGGGCCTATGTAGATTTAGTACAAGGAAGCGTAATTGACGTTGCTATCTCACCGCAGCAAGCAACCATTTCCGCATTGCTAAGCCACGTGCGTAAAGCGGATATTGTCAGCGTATCGTCGCTACGCAGAGGGGTCGCTGAAGCGATTGAGGCCATCGCTCATGGCGATGAAGGGACATCAAAAGTCGTCGGACGTATGATTGAAGATATAAAACTGCCGCCAGGAACAACCATCGGCGCGATTGTCCGTGGGGATGACGTCATTATTGCCAATGATAATACTCGTATTGAACAAGGCGACCACATAATAATGTTCTTAACAGACAAGAAATTCGTACCTGATGTAGAACGGTTATTCCAGCCAAGTCCATTTTTCCTGTAA
- the rsmB gene encoding 16S rRNA (cytosine(967)-C(5))-methyltransferase RsmB has translation MKSSYNLRSITAKVVGQVLDHGQSLSTLLPTYQRDITDKDRALLQELCFGVLRVLPQLEWCIQQLMAKPLTGKQRTLHYLIMVGIYQLLYTRIPPHAALAETVEGAVALKRPQLKGLINGVLRQFQRQQDELLQRAANTPARYLHPSWLLARIKNAYPENWENIIEANNQRPPMWLRVNRLHHSRDEYLSLLKQEDIEAVSHPDYPDAIRLSVPCAVNLLPGFSQGWVTVQDASAQGCIHWLSPQNGEQILDLCAAPGGKTTHILEAAPKAQVLAVDIDDERLGRVRENLQRLQLDAELKQGDGRQPENWCGDKMFDRILLDAPCSATGVVRRHPDIKWLRRDSDIDELALLQKDILDAIWPHLKTGGTLVYATCSILPEENHQQIHHFLMRHSDARLTGTGSQERPGIQKFPSPEDGDGFFYARLVKTEH, from the coding sequence ATGAAAAGCTCATATAACCTTCGCAGTATTACCGCTAAAGTGGTAGGGCAAGTATTGGATCACGGACAGTCGCTCAGCACTTTATTACCTACTTATCAGCGAGATATCACTGACAAGGATCGCGCGCTATTACAGGAGTTGTGCTTTGGCGTACTACGTGTATTACCGCAGTTAGAGTGGTGCATTCAGCAATTAATGGCAAAACCATTAACGGGTAAACAGCGCACTTTGCACTACCTCATTATGGTTGGCATATACCAGTTGCTGTATACCCGTATCCCGCCACATGCTGCATTAGCGGAAACAGTAGAAGGGGCCGTCGCCTTGAAACGCCCTCAGCTTAAGGGGTTGATTAACGGCGTTTTACGCCAGTTTCAACGCCAGCAGGATGAACTGTTGCAACGTGCGGCGAACACGCCGGCACGCTATCTGCACCCAAGCTGGTTACTGGCACGCATTAAAAATGCCTACCCTGAAAACTGGGAAAATATTATTGAAGCCAATAACCAGCGGCCGCCGATGTGGCTGCGGGTTAACCGGTTGCACCACAGCCGTGATGAATATCTATCCCTGCTAAAACAAGAAGATATCGAAGCCGTATCGCATCCCGACTACCCAGACGCCATCCGGTTATCTGTTCCCTGCGCGGTTAATCTACTGCCCGGCTTCTCGCAAGGGTGGGTAACGGTACAGGACGCCTCAGCCCAAGGCTGCATCCATTGGTTATCTCCCCAGAACGGCGAGCAAATTCTCGATCTATGCGCGGCGCCTGGCGGTAAAACAACCCATATCCTTGAAGCCGCCCCCAAAGCTCAGGTACTGGCCGTCGATATTGATGATGAAAGACTGGGTAGAGTCAGGGAAAATTTACAGCGTCTACAGTTGGATGCCGAGCTAAAGCAAGGGGACGGCCGTCAACCGGAAAACTGGTGTGGCGATAAAATGTTTGATCGTATTCTGTTGGACGCACCGTGTTCCGCCACAGGCGTCGTACGGCGCCATCCAGACATTAAATGGCTGCGCCGCGATAGCGATATCGACGAACTCGCTTTACTGCAAAAAGATATTCTTGATGCGATCTGGCCGCACCTGAAAACTGGCGGTACGTTGGTTTATGCAACCTGTTCGATCTTGCCGGAAGAAAATCACCAGCAAATACACCACTTTTTAATGCGTCATTCCGATGCCCGATTAACTGGTACCGGTAGCCAGGAAAGACCTGGGATACAAAAATTTCCCAGCCCGGAAGACGGTGATGGTTTCTTCTATGCAAGGCTGGTAAAAACCGAACATTAA
- a CDS encoding gamma carbonic anhydrase family protein, protein MDSGNVRGYRGMFPIIGENVMIDASSVVIGKVTLGNDVSIWPLVAIRGDVNDIHIGARSNIQDGSVLHITHGSEKNPEGNPLIIGEDVTVGHKAMLHGCTIGNRVLVGMGSIILDGAVIEDDVMIGAGSLVPPRKHLESGYLYLGSPAKKIRPLSQEEIEGLEYSAANYVRWKNDYIL, encoded by the coding sequence ATGGATTCAGGAAACGTTCGCGGCTATAGAGGTATGTTCCCAATCATTGGCGAGAACGTCATGATTGATGCGTCGAGCGTAGTCATCGGCAAGGTAACCCTCGGCAACGACGTCAGCATTTGGCCTCTTGTGGCGATCCGCGGTGATGTGAACGATATTCACATCGGCGCAAGGAGCAACATTCAGGATGGTTCCGTTCTGCATATTACACACGGTTCAGAAAAGAATCCTGAGGGTAATCCGTTAATCATCGGGGAAGATGTTACGGTTGGGCATAAAGCGATGTTACATGGTTGCACGATAGGTAATCGCGTGCTGGTCGGGATGGGTTCTATCATTCTTGATGGCGCGGTCATTGAGGATGACGTAATGATCGGCGCCGGTAGTCTCGTTCCGCCAAGGAAACACCTGGAAAGCGGTTATCTGTATCTTGGCAGTCCGGCTAAAAAGATCCGCCCATTAAGTCAGGAAGAGATTGAAGGGCTAGAGTATTCGGCAGCTAACTACGTTCGCTGGAAAAACGACTATATCCTTTAG
- the metA gene encoding homoserine O-acetyltransferase MetA, with the protein MPIRVPDELPAVSFLRNENVFVMTSSRAKTQEIRPLKVLVLNLMPKKIETENQFLRLLSNSPLQIDIQLLRIDSRESKNTPAEHLNNFYCNFDDVQDENFDGLIVTGAPLGLVDFCDVAYWPQIARVIEWAKEHVTSTLFVCWAVQAALNILYGIPKMTRTEKLSGVYAHHTLQPHALLTRGFDETFLAPHSRYADFPADVIRNHTDLDILAESEQAGAYLFASRDKRLAFVTGHPEYDALTLANEYFRDRESGLNPTLPVNYFPDNNPEIAPKATWRSHGHLLFVNWLNYYVYQITPYDLRRMNPTLD; encoded by the coding sequence ATGCCAATCCGGGTTCCTGATGAGTTACCGGCCGTAAGTTTTCTGCGTAATGAGAACGTTTTTGTGATGACGTCCTCTCGTGCTAAAACGCAGGAAATTCGCCCTTTGAAAGTGCTGGTACTGAACCTGATGCCGAAGAAGATCGAAACTGAAAACCAGTTTCTGAGATTGCTATCAAACTCTCCGTTACAGATCGATATTCAGTTACTGCGTATTGATAGCCGTGAGTCGAAAAATACCCCGGCCGAACATCTGAATAATTTCTACTGTAACTTTGATGACGTTCAGGATGAGAATTTCGATGGATTGATCGTCACCGGCGCGCCGCTGGGTCTGGTTGATTTTTGCGACGTGGCCTACTGGCCGCAGATCGCCAGAGTGATTGAATGGGCAAAAGAGCATGTGACCTCCACGCTCTTTGTGTGTTGGGCCGTACAAGCGGCGCTCAACATTCTGTATGGCATTCCGAAGATGACTCGTACGGAGAAGTTATCCGGGGTCTATGCACACCATACGTTACAACCGCACGCGTTACTGACCCGGGGATTTGATGAGACATTTTTAGCGCCGCATTCCCGCTATGCGGATTTCCCTGCCGATGTCATTCGCAACCATACCGACTTAGATATTCTTGCCGAGTCAGAGCAGGCTGGGGCCTATCTGTTTGCCAGCCGGGATAAGCGTTTGGCTTTTGTTACCGGTCATCCTGAATACGATGCATTAACGCTGGCGAATGAATATTTCCGCGATCGTGAGAGTGGGCTTAACCCGACGCTTCCGGTGAACTATTTTCCTGATAACAACCCGGAAATCGCGCCTAAAGCAACCTGGCGCAGCCACGGGCATTTATTGTTTGTTAACTGGCTTAATTACTATGTTTATCAGATTACACCTTATGATTTGCGTCGTATGAACCCTACATTGGACTAA
- the fmt gene encoding methionyl-tRNA formyltransferase — protein MSDSLRIIFAGTPDFAARHLDALLSSQHQIVGVFTQPDRPAGRGKKLTASPVKVLAEQHGIPVYQPKSLRQAEGQEMVKALHADVMVVVAYGLILPQAVLDMPRLGCLNVHGSLLPRWRGAAPIQRALWAGDRSTGVTIMQMDAGLDTGAMLHKLECPILLQDTSATLYAKLAELGPQGLLETLERLTDGQITAEPQDEAQATYAEKLSKEEARLNWQLPAAQLERCVRAFNPWPVSYFVIDEQPIKVWKCEVSATVHHALPGTIIHADKNGIQVATSDGVLTILELQPAGKKVMTAQDLLNSRREWFISGNVLA, from the coding sequence GTGTCTGATTCTTTACGTATCATCTTTGCTGGAACGCCTGATTTTGCGGCGCGTCATCTTGACGCGTTGCTATCATCCCAACATCAGATTGTCGGCGTATTCACCCAGCCGGATCGTCCGGCAGGGCGTGGAAAAAAGTTAACCGCCAGTCCGGTAAAAGTGCTGGCGGAACAGCATGGAATTCCGGTGTATCAACCCAAGTCGCTGCGCCAAGCTGAAGGCCAAGAGATGGTTAAAGCACTCCATGCCGACGTGATGGTGGTTGTCGCCTATGGGCTGATTTTACCGCAGGCCGTCCTGGATATGCCGCGTCTCGGCTGTCTTAATGTGCATGGCTCGCTGCTGCCTCGCTGGCGGGGAGCCGCACCTATCCAACGCGCCCTGTGGGCAGGCGATCGGAGTACCGGCGTGACCATCATGCAGATGGACGCCGGCCTTGATACCGGTGCGATGTTGCATAAGCTCGAGTGTCCGATCCTGCTACAGGATACCAGTGCAACGTTATACGCCAAACTGGCTGAATTGGGCCCCCAAGGGTTATTGGAAACGCTAGAACGGCTTACCGATGGTCAAATAACGGCAGAACCTCAGGATGAGGCCCAGGCCACCTACGCAGAAAAGCTCAGCAAAGAAGAAGCCCGTCTCAACTGGCAGCTTCCAGCCGCGCAGCTTGAGCGCTGCGTGCGTGCTTTCAATCCGTGGCCGGTCAGCTACTTTGTCATTGATGAACAACCGATTAAAGTATGGAAATGCGAGGTTAGCGCAACGGTTCATCACGCGCTGCCCGGCACCATCATACATGCCGACAAAAATGGTATTCAGGTCGCCACCTCTGACGGCGTATTAACTATTCTTGAACTACAACCAGCCGGTAAAAAAGTCATGACGGCGCAGGATTTACTTAACTCCCGGCGTGAGTGGTTTATTTCTGGTAATGTTCTGGCCTAA